The following nucleotide sequence is from Candidatus Flexicrinis affinis.
GAGACAATCTCCCTAACGTTATCCAGTACCTGAAAGAACAACATCCCGATAGGCTGTCCGCGATTCTTAAGCTGCTGTCCCGGCGCGTTCCCAAGCTAGAGCGCGTGGACGCAGAAATCATGCCCGATGGGCGACTGCTACTACAGATAAAGGATGCACCATTCGACCGCCCAATAATGTCGAAGTTCGCATCGGACGGCACACTAAAGATGTTGGCATATCTGACCCTGCTTTACGATCCTGAACCGCCGAGACTCATTGGTATTGAAGAACCTGAGAATCAACTCCATCCGAAACTTCTCCGCGGGCTGGCTGAAGAATGCCGTACAGCGTCGTCAAGAACACAACTTATGGTCACGACACATTCACCGTTCTATGTCAATGGCTTGAGACCCTCAGAATTGTGGATTCTCTATCGAGATGATGACGGTTACACGCGTGCCGCGCGAGCGTCTGAGCTCGATGGAATCACAGACCTAATCAGGAACGGCGCGCTATTGGGTGACCTGTGGATGGAGGGCTTCTTTGGGATTGGTGATCCCTTGACAAATTCTGGCGGACCTAAGCGCCGTAGGACCGTCTAGGTGCAAGAGGTCCACAACATGCTTCTACACTTCTATGTTGAGGAAATGTCTGCCGAAGTTGCGCTGCTCGAGTTGGTGCCAAAGGTTCTTGCTGGACTTGACTTCGAGTACGACATATTTTCGTTTCAGGGTAAACCGGCGCTTCTGCGACACCTTCCAAATCGGCTCAAGATCTACAAACATCGACCCGGTGATGATTGGCGCGTATTCGTCTTGGCCGATCGAGATTCCGATGACTGTAAAGAACTCAAGAAGGAACTGGAGCGGATAGCCGCAAGTGTTGGGCTTGAAACCCGTACGGCGTCTCCTGACAGATTCACAGTCGTGAACCGAATAGTGATCGAAGAACTGGAGGCTTGGTACTTCGGTGATGTGGATGCGATTGTCGCTGCGTACCCACGTGTTAGCCGACACCTCGCGTCTCAACGGCGATTTCGGGATCCGGATGCAGTACCCGGTGGAACATGGGAACAGCTTGAACGATTGTTAGTGGACTACCATCCCGGCGGCCTAGAAAAGATCCGTGCCGCACAAGAGATATCGGTGCATATGGATCCACGGCGAAATCGATCGAGAAGTTTTCAAGTCTTCCGTGATGCCTTGCTCGACGTATTCAAGTGACCAATAGTAGCCGCGGATTGCTGCAGCACGACGCGCGCATTAATGCCGTCGCCCAACGGAGACTTGGCCCATGAAGCCGTTCAACGAGGACACCGTCGAATACGCGGCGATCGACTGGCTGCAGCAGGCCGGCTGGGAGTACGTGCACGGCGGGGTCATCGCGCCGGGGGAGCCGGCCGCCGAACGGACCAGCTACCGCGAGGTCGTCCTCGAAGGCCGGCTGCGGGCGCAGCTCGACCTTATCAACGCGCACATTCCCCCACTGGCGCGGGCCGGGGTCTTCGATGACGTCGTGCGGCGGGTGCTGCGCACCGACAGCCCGGACGTCATGCAGAACAATCACGCGTTCCACAGGCTGCTCACCGAAGGCGTCGACGTCTCGTACAAGGCCGATTCCGACACGCGCTACGACAAGGTCTGGCTGATCGACTTCGCCAACCCGGCGAACAACGGGTATCTGGCGGTGAACCAGTTCACGGTCGAGGACGTCAACCCGAAGTCGAAGTCGAAGACCAACCGCCGGCCGGATGTGGTGCTGTTCGTCAACGGGCTGCCGCTGGTGGTGATCGAACTCAAGAACGCGGCCGACGAACAGGCGACGATCCACAAGGCGTACAACCAGCTGCGGACGTATCGCGACGACATCGCCGGGCTGTTCCGCTACAACGCGCTGCTGGCGATCTCGGACGGGATCGAGGCGCGGGTCGGGGCGCTGGGCGCGGGCTGGGAGCACTTCAAGCCGTGGCGCACGGTGGACGGCGGTGAGGTCGGCACGCCGACGCTGGAGACGGTCGTCCGCGGCGTGTTCGCGCCGGAGCGGCTGCTGGACATCACGCGCAACTTCACGGTGTTCGAGCGTAGCGAAGCGCGGCTGATCAAGAAGGTCGCGGCCTATCATCAGGTCTATGCGGTGAACAAGGCGGTCGAGCGCACGGTCACGGCGACGGCCGCGGCCGGAGATCGCAAGGTCGGCGTGGTGTGGCATACGCAGGGCAGCGGCAAGAGCCTGTCGATGCTGTTCTATGCCGGGAAGATCATCCAGCATCCGGCGATGGAGAATCCGACGCTGGTGGTGCCGACCGATCGGAACGATCTGGACGATCAGTTGTTCGGGACGTTCGCGGCGGGGCAGGAACTGCTCCGTCAGGAGCCGAAGCGGGCGGACAGCCGCGAGCATCTGCGCGATCTGCTGCGGGTGGCGTCGGGCGGCGTGGTGTTCACGACGATTCAGAAGTTCATGCCGGATGACGACCGGATGGCGTATCCGCTGTTGAGCGACCGGCGCAATATCGTATTCATCGCCGACGAGGCGCACCGGTCGCAGTACGGGTTCGAGGCGCGGATGACGCGCGCGGGCGAGTTCAGCTACGGGTTCGCCAAGTATGTGCGCGATGCGCTGCCGAACGCGTCGTTCATCGGGTTCACGGGGACGCCGGTGGAGACGACCGATGCCAATACGCGCATGGTGTTCGGCGAGTACATCGACGTCTACGACATCCAGCGCGCGGTCGAGGACAAGGCGACAGTGCCGATCTTCTACAAGGCGCAGCTGGCACGGTTGAAACTGCGCGAGGAGCAGCGGCCGAAGATCGACCCAGACTTCGAGGAGATCACCGAAGGCGAAGAGGAGACGGCCAAGGAGCGGCTCAAGACCAAGTGGGCACAGCTCGAGGCGATGGTCGGCACGTCGGAACGACTCGAACAGGTCGCGCGGGACATCGTGACGACGTTCGAGGAACGGCTGGAGGCGATGGACGGCAAGGGCATGATCGTGTGCATGAGCCGGCGCATCGCGGTCGACCTGTACGATCAGCTGGTGGCGCTGCGGCCGGATTGGCACGCGGACACCGACGCCGACGGGTTCCTCAAGGTGGTGATGACGGGCAGCGCAAGCGATCCGCCGGCGTATCAGCCGCACGTGCGGTCGAAGACGCAGCGCAAGGCGCTCGCGGAGCGGTTCAAGGACCCGGAGGACGGGTTCAAGCTGGTGATCGTGCGCGATATGTGGCTGACCGGGTTCGACGCGCCGTCGCTGCACACGATGTTCGTCGACAAGCCGATGCACGGCCACGGGTTGATGCAGGCGATCGCGCGGGTCAACCGGGTGTACAAGGACAAGCCCGGTGGCCTGATCGTGGACTACCTCGGCATCGCGACCGATCTGCAGCAGGCGATGAAGGCGTACACCGAGGCCGGGAGCGGTCAGCCGGCGTTCGACCTCGAGCGGGCAATCACGGTGATGCGGGACGCGTACGACGTGGTCAAGTCGATGTTCCACGGCTTTGACTACGGCGCGTTCTTCCGCGGCGAGCCGGCGCAGCGGGTGCAGGTCATCCCCAAGGCGATGGAGCACATCCTGAAGCTGGCCAGCGGGACTGGTGACGAGAACAAGAAGCGGTTTATGGACGGCGTAACGCGGTTGTCGCAGGCGTTCGCGCTGTGCGTGCCGGACGAGTCGGCGCTGCGCATCCGCGATGATGTGGCGTTCTTTCAGGCCGTGCGCTCCCAGTTCGCCAAGTCGACGCCAGTCGACGCGCGGACGAAAGAGGATTTGGACGGCGCAATCAAGCAGTTGGTGTCGCAGGCGGTTGCGTCGCCCGAGGTGATCAACATCTTCGAGGCGGCGGGACTGAAGACGCCGGACGTCGGAATCCTGAGCGACGAATTCCTCGAGGATGTGAAGCGCCTTCCAGAGCGGAATCTGGCGCTCGAACTGCTGCGCAAGCTGCTGCAGGACGAGATTCGTACGCGGTCACGGCAGAACGTGGTGCAGGCGCGGTCGTTCGCGGACATGCTGGACAAGACCATCCGGCGCTATCAGAACCGTACGATCGACGCCGCGCAGGTGATCGCGGAGTTGATCGCGATTGCGAAAGACGTCCGCGACGCGCAGGGACGCGGCGAAGAGCTGGGGCTGAGTAACGACGAGCTGGCGTTCTATGACGCGCTGGCCGAAAGCTCCAGCGCACGCGCGGTCATGGGCGACAAGCAGCTGGCGATCATCGCGGTGGAGCTGCTCCAAAACGTGCGGCAGAACGTGACGATCGACTGGGCGGTGAAGCAGGCGGCGCGGGCGCGGCTGCGGGTGCTGGTGAAGCGGATCTTGCGCAAGTATGGCTATCCGCCGGACCTGCAGGAGGACGCCGCGGATCTGGTGCTCGAACAGGCCGAGCTGATCGTAGGGGGCCGGAGGATCAAACGGGCTGTGCGGCGCTTCGAACACCATCCACAGCATGAACGGCGCGTCTGGATCGCGCTGAGACAGAAA
It contains:
- a CDS encoding DUF4276 family protein; this encodes MLLHFYVEEMSAEVALLELVPKVLAGLDFEYDIFSFQGKPALLRHLPNRLKIYKHRPGDDWRVFVLADRDSDDCKELKKELERIAASVGLETRTASPDRFTVVNRIVIEELEAWYFGDVDAIVAAYPRVSRHLASQRRFRDPDAVPGGTWEQLERLLVDYHPGGLEKIRAAQEISVHMDPRRNRSRSFQVFRDALLDVFK
- a CDS encoding type I restriction endonuclease subunit R encodes the protein MKPFNEDTVEYAAIDWLQQAGWEYVHGGVIAPGEPAAERTSYREVVLEGRLRAQLDLINAHIPPLARAGVFDDVVRRVLRTDSPDVMQNNHAFHRLLTEGVDVSYKADSDTRYDKVWLIDFANPANNGYLAVNQFTVEDVNPKSKSKTNRRPDVVLFVNGLPLVVIELKNAADEQATIHKAYNQLRTYRDDIAGLFRYNALLAISDGIEARVGALGAGWEHFKPWRTVDGGEVGTPTLETVVRGVFAPERLLDITRNFTVFERSEARLIKKVAAYHQVYAVNKAVERTVTATAAAGDRKVGVVWHTQGSGKSLSMLFYAGKIIQHPAMENPTLVVPTDRNDLDDQLFGTFAAGQELLRQEPKRADSREHLRDLLRVASGGVVFTTIQKFMPDDDRMAYPLLSDRRNIVFIADEAHRSQYGFEARMTRAGEFSYGFAKYVRDALPNASFIGFTGTPVETTDANTRMVFGEYIDVYDIQRAVEDKATVPIFYKAQLARLKLREEQRPKIDPDFEEITEGEEETAKERLKTKWAQLEAMVGTSERLEQVARDIVTTFEERLEAMDGKGMIVCMSRRIAVDLYDQLVALRPDWHADTDADGFLKVVMTGSASDPPAYQPHVRSKTQRKALAERFKDPEDGFKLVIVRDMWLTGFDAPSLHTMFVDKPMHGHGLMQAIARVNRVYKDKPGGLIVDYLGIATDLQQAMKAYTEAGSGQPAFDLERAITVMRDAYDVVKSMFHGFDYGAFFRGEPAQRVQVIPKAMEHILKLASGTGDENKKRFMDGVTRLSQAFALCVPDESALRIRDDVAFFQAVRSQFAKSTPVDARTKEDLDGAIKQLVSQAVASPEVINIFEAAGLKTPDVGILSDEFLEDVKRLPERNLALELLRKLLQDEIRTRSRQNVVQARSFADMLDKTIRRYQNRTIDAAQVIAELIAIAKDVRDAQGRGEELGLSNDELAFYDALAESSSARAVMGDKQLAIIAVELLQNVRQNVTIDWAVKQAARARLRVLVKRILRKYGYPPDLQEDAADLVLEQAELIVGGRRIKRAVRRFEHHPQHERRVWIALRQKAHRRFDDPACVGVFVRYAAHGWIDLVTAQTMPAIQAAVAVVLQPVDIVVRVQRDVIETEARALGIEVHLPDCLGLVPGFAAQPIRQAVLG